The window TGCTTCTGCCCACCAGACAGATTGCTTCCCCCCTGTGCCACATGAGAATGATATCCTTGCTCCATTTCGGTAATAAAATCATGTGCCTGGGCAACTTTAGCAGCATGCTCAACTTGTTGTTGTGTAGCATTTTCTGTGCCGTACCGGATGTTTTCTAATATTGTCCCACTGAAGAGAAATGTTTTCTGAGGGACAAATCCTATTTTATCTCGCAGTTCTTTTTGAGACAGCTCCCGGATGTCGATACCGTCAAGCAAAATACAGCCCCTTTCGATTTCAAAAAAGCGGAGTATTAAACTTGCTATGGTTGATTTTCCAGCTCCTGTGCCTCCAATAATTGCGGTAACTTCTCCAGAGCTTGATTCGAAGCTCAAATTGGAGAGTACCGGCTCTTCTGCATTCGGATATCGGAACGTAACGTCCCGGAATTCCAGATGTGCGTATTCTTTCCTTCCAGAATGAGGTACTGCCATGTCTGAAATTTCCGGATTTATCATAAGAATCTCATTAATTCTGTCGGCGCAGGCCTGTGCACGGGGAATATACATAAACATCATAACACCCATAATTAGAAATATCAGAATCAAAAAGCAGTACTCCACCATGGCCATAATGTCACCGATTTGCACAGCACCTTCCGCAGCCCTTACTCCTCCAAGCCATAAGATGCCGATGATGCCGCAATTGATAATCATCATCGCAATTGGCTGCAAAACTGCTATCATCTTATTAATACGAATTGCATTGTCCGCATAATCGGAAGATGCCGCGTCAACTCTGCTTTTTTCATATTTTTCGCGGTTAAACGCACGGATTACGCGCACGCCGATTACATTTTCCCGAAGGGTTCGGTTAATATTGTCCATTTTTATCTGAATCAGTTTAAATAGAAGAATTACTTTTTTCCCTAACAGAGCAGCTAAAAGTAAAAAGACAACCATAGTTGCCACAATAATCAGCGCAAGTACCCTATCCTTCGCAAAGGTAAGACATAATCCTCCGATTGCCATGACTGGCGCAGGCAGCAGCATCAAAATAAACATAATCGTGGTATCCCCGATTAAGGTTACATCGCTGGTTGCCCTTGTAATCATAGAAGCCGTTCCAATTTTGTTAAAATCGGTAATTGAAAATGATTGTACTTTTACAAATACTGCCTCGCGGATATCCCGAGCCAGTCCTGCGGATAAATTCGTAGCTAACCGGTTAATAAAAACATTGACTGCTCCAGTCAAAGCCGATATCAGCAGCATAAAGACTCCGGCTTTTATTATATAAGGAATATCTCCCTTCATTACTCCTTTGTTCACAATTTCGGCGGTGAGAGTGGGAATAAATAATGTACCGAGCGTCAACAAAAATGTGAGCAATATTACAGCCACAAGCGTGACTTTATAAGGTTTTAAAAAGTGAAACAGTTTTAGCATAAATATTCTCCTTGCTTGAATTCGTTCATTACCTATCCTATAATAAGGTATAACGTAACCAGATAGTCAATAGGGAGAGAAAATAAAAATTATGATGAAAAAATCGAGCAATTATTTCACAACAGGAGAATTTGCAAAGCTTTGTGGTGTAAACAAAAGAACTCTTTTTCACTATGATGACATCGGACTTTTCAAGCCTGACATCACGGATAATAACGGGTACCGATATTATTCCTACCGCCAATTTGAAGTTTTTTTAATTATATCAATACTAAAAGAACTAAATCTTCCATTAATTGAGATGAAAAAATATTTAGATGAAAGATCACCTGAACACTTGCTTTATTTGTCAAGTCAAAAAATCAAAGAAATTGACCAAAAAATAAAAAAGTTAAATCAAATAAAGCATTTATTAGAAGAAACAATTGTTTTTACAAATAAAGGGATGAATGCAAACTATGAAGAAATAACTGTTGAGGAACTGGAAGAAGAAAAAATCGTCCGAAGCGAACTTCTCAACGAAGAGAATACGAAAGATTATATCAGGTGGATGCTGGAATTCACCAATTTTGAGAACAGAACTATGTCAAAAGACTCATCTTTCGTAGGTACTATGTTAAGCAAAGAGAATATTAAAAATGGTAACTACATTAATAACTCTTACTTCTTTGTGAAAACAACCGATGAAAGCATTTCAAATGCAATAAAACCAAAAGGTTTATATGCAGTAGCTTACCATCACGGGAGTTTTGAAACTATTGGCAAAACCTATGATAAATTGATGAAGTTTTGTGATAAAGCTCATTTACGTCTGGGAGACTTTGCATATGAAGAAAATCTTTTAGACAGTGTTGCAGTTAGAAATGAGGATGATTATGTTGTGCAGATTACAATTGCAGTTGAAAAGTAACCTTTCTACCAAAAAAAGGGAACTTATACAAGCTTTTAACTCTTGTTAAGTTCCCTTCTTTATATGTGAGACTATATTATTTTTTACTTTTCTCCTGTTATTACAAGTGTGGGAGCTTGTGTTTCACTGGCAGAGGCAGCTGATTTCTGTCGAGTTGCAGCATTTGCCTGTGCCTCCTGCTCCAATTTTCTTATTGCTTCCAGAGTATACTTATATGAGGTGTTATAGCTGATACCTAGTAGAGCCTTGTCATATCTTGAAAAAACCATTAAAGCAATCTCTCCGTTTTCACCTATGACATTCAATGAAATTGAAGGGTCGTTGTTGCTGTAGCCTTGTCCGTTGTATTCAACTGACGCAACCTTGTCGTGAACGACATTGAACTTTTCTGCAGTTTTCTTTGCCAGCTCCACATACTCCTGGGGATTTTTGTCAAGAGCCTCGTCAAAGGCTATGGATACATTTTTGTCAAGTGTTCTGCTGTAGTTTAAAGCAAATAATTCTCCGGTAACGGAATCCACCTCAAAGCTATAACTAATCTTACCTTTAAGGACATCCGCATACCATCTCGAACGAGGGATATTGTCTGTTGCCGAATTATAACCCATTTCAACCACCTTACCCTCCAAGCTTAAGCCATATACACTCCATAAGGCCTGTGCTCCTATTTCGGCAGCATCTTTCCTTGCCATATCCTTGCTTGTGGGTTTTTGATTGCGGTAATACTCCAGATTAATGTCCCCTATTGAATAATTTGCTTTCTTGTAACCTTGTCGCACACTGTTCTTCGCTGTGCCGGATGTCTGACCCATGTAACTTACGTAGCTTGTATGAACCGTATTTGTTTTGTTATATTCCGCCGCTACGGGTAACTGTGTAATCCCCTGAAATACCATTGTGCTTACCCCGATAATCATTGCAGCTGCTATAACAGACTTTTTGACATGCTTACTTTCCGATTTGTTTGCTTTCATGTTAATCTCCCCTTATTGTTTTATTGGTAACTGTGATCACAGTTACCAGTATATAGGGCCTGAATTATAGAATCGTAATAAAGTTATTATTGAGTTGTAAAAGTTATTTTTGCCGTTGTACCTTCACCGGGACGGCTGCTAAAGCTCAGCTCTGCGTTGTGGCTTGAAGTTATCTGCTTGCACAGAGAAAGCCCCAATCCGGCACCGCCGTCGCTCCGATTCCGGGATTTTTCTCCGCGGTAGAAAGGTTCCGTAATCTGCGCAAGAACTTCGGGAGTCATACCTTTCCCGTTGTCTCGGACACTAATGGTTTTTCTTCCGGCCTCCTTGGCAGCGTTTACAATAATATGTCCGCCCTTACTGCACGCCCGTATGGCGTTATCAAGGAGATTGATGAGCATACTCTCCATAAGACAGAAGTCTCCACGGATTGTCTCTATCTGACTGTGAAATTCTATCTGAACATCTTTTCCTGACAGCTTACCATACAGCGTTTGCCTGACTGCTTCAAACAAGCCGGATACCTTCAGTTCTTCAAAGGTAATCTGATTATTCTGAAGATTTGCAAGTTCCAGCAATTGATATGCTACTGTTTGCAGTCTGCGGCTTTCGGACATGATATAATTTAGTGCCGAAAGTCTGTCGTCCTCAGATAACACAGCCTTTTGCATATATTCAGCGTATCCGTAGATAGCAGTCAGCGGTGTACGAAGCTCATGTGCAAAATTATCGACAAACTGCTGCTTTTTATCTGCGGCGTCCTTTAGCTCTGTCATATGACGCTGTATTTCCTCTGCCATATAATTAAAGCTATGGGACATCTCAGTTAGTTCATCATGGCCGGATATGGAAAGTCTGGTTTCATACGCACCGTTTGCAATATCCTTAGAGGTCTGGGTTATCTGTTTGAGAGGCCTGAATATCCGGTTCAGCACAAGAAGAAGTCCGAGAGCAAGCAGAACAGAGAGGACAAAGCCGGCGATAAACAATAGGTTTTTCAAGTCACTCCATGAGTTTATGGCTTCCGTGGTATCGTATTGATACACAAGTGTATAGGAAGCATATGGGGAGGGAAGCTTTCCTGAGACGATAACATAAGTTTTTTTGTCAACTTTCCGTATCGTTACCAAGCGGTTCCCATTACTCGGTGGTATTAAGAAATTGCTTCTTTGTACATCCGTATCCTTACTTGAATAGATAAGTTGATTATTTTTGTAAAATGCCAGCCCCACCTTGTTATCTCCGGAGAGATAACTGTAAGGCTGAAGCAGGGAGCTTAAAGACCCGTCTATTTTTGTTCCCCGGCTTTCAACAGCTTTAATATCCTTTATCAGAGCAGAGGCTATAAAATAGTGCTCCCCCAGACTCCTGTCCTCCGCTCGCTTTACCGTATCCTTGAACATTGCAACGGAAACAATAAATATTCCAAGATTAAAAAAGAGGAGAAAAAGTGCAAGAGTTGTCAAAAATGTCCTCTGCTTCATCGGCTGACCTCCAGACGATAGCCCAATTTGTAAACTGTTTTTATTCTATCTTCCCATTCCAGCTTTTTCCGAAGCTTCTGTATATGTACGTCCACGGTTCGGGTGTCTCCTTCAAAATCGTAACCCCAGACCAACTCCAGCAGTCTTTCTCTGGACAGAGCAATATTACGGTTGTTCACAAGGACTTCTAATAATTCGTATTCCTTTGGAGTACATTCCACCGATTGTCCATTATGAAATACCTGATGGCTGCTAAAATCAATTTTTACGTTTCCTGCTTCAAAACAACTTGCTGTCCTCTGTGTCCTTCGAAGAACCGCTTCAACACGAGCCAACAGTTCAAGCATCTCAAAAGGCTTTGTAAGATAATCATCCGCTCCCATTGAAAAGCCCTTGATACGGTCAGGCATACTGTTTTTCGCAGACAGAAAAATTGTAGGCGTTTTATTAGCTTGCTCTATCACCTCAAACCCGTCGAGTCCGGGCAGCATGATATCCAGAATAATCAAATCATAGGAGCGACACTGTATTTCCTGGACAGCAGCATTTCCGTCAAAAACTGAGTTACATTGGTGTCCCACAAGCTGCAGATTCCTTTTTACAAGCTCATTAATTGCCACTTCGTCCTCAACAATTAAAATAGATGCCAACTAGCTCCACCTCCTTATGTTAATTATATTATCAACATAATGTTATGGAGTTGTAAAGCCCTGAATATTTGAGCACTGGCACTGATTGCAACAGTAGTGGCTGCCAGATTAATTTTACCCATTTTGACACCTCCATTAATGCGTTTTAATTTTTTCTTAATAAAAAAGACTATTTCCTTTTCGCTGAAAAATCAGCAAATATAGAAACAGTCTCTAATTTGTTTAGTACACAAGTTTAATTTTATTTATTATAATCGCAAATCCATATAAGTAAATATGAATACTATGTTATTTTGATTATGTAGCACTTTTAATTATCTTTTTTAAATCGCTTTCGGTTTCTCCATTTCTTTTGTATCGGAAATTACAACAATCATCTCCTCTGCCCAGTGCTTTATCTAATTTCATTCCAGCCTTCATTTTCACAAACATACAATGATCAGTGGCACAAATGTACGGCATAATTTCCGATTGGTTATTTTCGCGAAAGAAATCATTAATCCCACATCGTTTGTAATCTATTCCCCATTCAAAGTCTTTCCCGTTTCCATCAACTATGTCAAATACCCAATTGAAAATATGGTCCCTTGTTTTTGAGTATCTTGCAAGTTCTCTCATATAAGCAATATGTTTTTTTGAAAATTGCTTTCGTTTCATAAGCTTCATTATAAAAGACGGATAATTGTCAATAAAGGTTTTGAAACCATAATAAATTATATCCCCTATTTGCTCCATACTTAAATCTTCCATTAAGAGATTCTCATAAATAATGTGAACTATAAATGCAAAATCCATTGTTTTCTGGAATGCATTCATATCCATTCCTATATCAGGCATATCGTCATAGCTCTTCTCTAACTTATGCATACTTTTTTCAGCAATACGCTGGTTTGCACTAACGCCTATTTTTTCTTCAATAAAGGGTTTAAAAATCTTTAAGAATTTTTTCATTTGCTTGGTTATAATCTTTTTTCTATTCACGTCCTGCTACCTCCCTAAGATTTTTATTTATAAATTGATAATATCTTTATCCAGATAGTTAACATCAATACAGTGTTCTAACATCTTTTCTATATGTATCTGTTCTAAATCAATCCATTGAAATCCCAGTTGATTAAGAATGAAATTAGTCTTCATATTATATGCAGTATACTGTTTGCTGATATTCAACTCCTTTCTTAGCAGCCCATAATTAACAAGTATACTATTTGCTTCGTTTCTGAGTTTTTTATTTTCATAGCAATTATACAAATAATCGAGAAAATCATTGGCAGAATATTTTTGCATTGTACATCCGCATTTAGAAAATAGTTCTGCAAGTTTATTTAGTTGAACATATTTATCATTAAAGATATGATACGTCTCATTTGTAAGATTACTTTTGTTAAATAGTTTTATGATAGATGCGGAAACATAGTCAACAAAGGAAAAATCATACCTAATTGACATATCGGGAATAACTTTCATCTTTAAATATGCCTTCAACACCGAGTAAAATGCATTTTCTTCAATATTCTCCTGAAATTTTCCGTTTTCAGAATCAAACACAATATTCCCAATTCTATATATATTTACTTTTAGCCCTTTTTCTCTGGCTTCTTGAATACGTTCTTCCGCTATTGCTTTTGTTTTCCCATAAAAATTCTCAATTGTATTACTGTCAGCATAGTCGTATTCATTAAAAATAGCATCTCCTGAGTGGTTGTCGTAACTTGCAAAAACTCCAATTGTTGAAATATGATTTAAATCAATCCTTCTTTCACCCATACAGAATTCCAGTATGCGCTCAACACCTCTGACATTAATTTCATAAAAGTCGTTGTAATTTCCATAATGCTTTACATTCGCAGCAGAATTTATTACACAGTCAATATGCTCTGAAAGCTCTTTGTATAAAGTAACAGGCATTCCTAAAAAGGTCTGGGTCAAATCGCCTTGTACAATATGAAGCCTTTGCTTATTTTCTTCCATAATATCTTTTGATAAATAGTACATTGCTTTTTCTTTAAGTCTTGTTTCACATTCCTCCATTGACTGTCCGTGTACTAAGAGAAAAATTTCGCTTTCGGTCTCTTTTAATAACTGTCTCAAAATATATATTCCCAGATAACCGGTACATCCAATCAATAAAATATTTTTATATTTTTTTTCCGCCAGTACATCCAGTTGTTTATATTTTAATTTGGTTTTTTTATTATACTCAGCTCGTTTTGGAGAAGAATTAATATTGACATCTGCCGCTTTCTCCTCCATAGAGTTCAACATTTCTTTCATTATATTAATTTTATTTCTTAATAAATCTTTAGAATAAAATATATTTTTCGCTAATTGCTCAATGGTTCTGTAATTAAATATATCATTAATTTCCACAACAAATTCTTTGGATAATTCAGATATAACTCTTATTATCTTAATGGAATTTCCACCTATTCTGAAGAAATCTTCATGAATGCCTACACGCTTGAGTTCTAATACTTCCTTCCAGACCTCTGCTATTTTCCTTTCTGTCTCATTACGTGGAGCCATATAATTCTTTAAGCTATTCCCGCTATTATCTATCTGCAATAATTTCTTTCTGTCAATTTTTCCATTACTGTTAAGGGGAATCCTATTGAGTTGTATAAAGTCAGACGGTATCATATATTCCGGAAGCTTTTCTTGCAGATATTGTTTCAAATTTGGAATAACATTTTCGATGAATTTAGCCCTAACGGGATTGTTTGCATAATCTGATAATTTTCCGTAAGTTTGTACCGAATCACCTCCACAAATGCAGGTATGATATCCTTTCTGAGGGTTAAGTGCTTTTTGATAGCACACTATATCGAAATATTCATCTTTACCAACTCCCGACCAAACTGCTTCAACTGCATAACCGGGATAGTTTAATGTGTAAAATTCTTCCGGAGTACAACCTGCTTCCTCAAAATCATTCCTAAGTCGCTGCCTGAACTCCTCCATAGTTGTAACGGTGTTTTCCTCCAGCAGAGCCATTTCATTAAAAGACATCTCCAGACGTCTATTTCTTATATTACGTAATCTCAAAACTTCCGGTTTTCTCTCTTCCAAAATAATTTTTATTTCTTCTGCAGCAGTTATTTCTTTTCCCCAATCAAACATTAGTATTGCAGGATTTTTCACCTGTGTATGTATGTACAAAACAGCATCATATCTGAATCTGTTTAATTCGTTCTCAATTGTTCCCCCTTTATGAAGAATTTCAATATGTGTAATATCCGGAATTTCCTTCATAAGAGCGTAGAAAAATTCAGGTGAAACTAATAATTCTGTCTCGGTTAACATGCGATTTTCAATATGCTCTCTGCAAGCATCAATAGTAATGTTATTTGAAGCTTGAAATATTTCAACGGAAGTATGAAATGCCCTCAATAGCGAAAAGTTTCTGATATCACCCAAGAATACGGCGCCTTCACCTTCAATACACCTGATAGCGTTTTTTAATACATTAACAAAATACTCTGTATTAGAGAAATATTGAGCAACAGAATTGATAATCACTGTATCAAATTTATTCCCTGAAATTTCTTTAAAATCATGGGCACTTTTATTTAAAAGGGTTAATTTATGATGAACCTCTTTATTCTTTGCTACTTTTGCAACATATTCCAGAATTTTTGTAGATATATCCGTTCCCATATAGCTTTCACACTTATCAATCAATCTGAATAACAGCATTCCCGTACCGCAACCGATTTCAAGTACTCTCTTAGGGTTCAATGCCTTAATTCGTCCAATAGCGGTATCTAACCATTCCCTCATTTCCAATTCTGATATCTGCTCACCGTTATAGCTACTCATCCATCCTGCAATATTAAAAGAATCCTCCATGCTCTTGGGTTCCAATAGGTTAATGCTATTCCATACAACTTGCCAGTCCTCCAACTGTCGCTGCTCCTCTTTTTTGATTTCCTTCTCGAACTCTTTCATGTCTTCTTTCAACACCAGATATGAAGTAAGGCTTGAATCACCGAAGCTGTCAATTTTAGCTGTAACTACATTCTCTTTTATAGCGAAGAACTGATTTGTAACTGCTTCAATTTCTCCTAGTTCTATTCTGTGGCCTCTGATTTTTACCTGATGGTCTAATCTCCCTAAATATTCAATATTTCCATCAGAAAGCCATCTGCACAAATCACCTGTTCGATATAATCTTTCTCCTGCCACAAAAGGATTCTGCAAAAATTTAGTATTGGTTAGTTCGGGATTGTTGAGATAGCCCCTTGCTAAGCCCACTCCTGATAAGCATAATTCTCCCTCAACACCAATGGGAGTAATCTGCTTATTGAAGTCTAAAATAAATGCATTTAAATTTTGAATAGGTTTTCCGATTGGTATAAAGGTCTTATGGCAGTCATTTTCCGTAATAGAATATCTTGTAGCATATACTGTAGCTTCTGTGGGCCCATATAGATTTTCTAATTGTACATGAGGTATGATTTCAAAAAACCTTCTCACAGTATCTGTGCTAATTGCTTCTCCTGCGGAAAATACATATTTCAGGCAGCTTAATTTTTTCGCTTCATCTTTATTTATTGTTCCAAGAAATACATTCAGCATAGAAGGAACAAAATTAATATGTGTCACGTCATTTTTAACTATTTCAGCTAAAATTTCGGAAGGATTTTTTTCATCACCTTTGTTCAATATAGCCAATCTCCCGCCACCAAAGAACCAACCGAATATTTCAGTCACCGATACATCAAAGGTGTAATTCGTTTTTAGTAAGTAGGTATCATTTTCAGAAACCGGGTATTGCTCCTGCATATAATACAGCAGATTTACAGCACTGTAGTTTTCTACTGTTACCCCTTTGGGATTACCGGTTGAGCCTGAGGTATAAATCATATAAGCCAGGTCATGAGGTCTGCTTTCTATTGCATTGACTCCTCCATTTTTGTTGTCATGGCATTTATTATCTATAGATAAATTCTCGCTATCTAAGCAATAAATAGCTAAACTATGGTTTGATAACGTTTCACACAAAGTGTCATAATATTGTTTCGTCGTTAACAATATAGCTATATCACTGTCTTTCAAGATAAATTGGAGCCTGTCTTTAGGACATGCGGAATCAATGGGTACATATGCACATCCGGCCTTCAAAATTGATAAAATACCAAGAATCATTTCGGGGCAGCGCTCCATTAATATTCCTATTTTCCCACCCTGCTTTGAACCACTACTCAATAACTTTTCTGCCATTACGGAAGAATAATCATGAACCTGTTTATATGTAGTCTGTTTGTCTTTATAGACAAGTGCAGTATTATCCGGTGTCTTTTGAGCTTGTTCCACAAAGATATCTATAATGGTTTTATTTTCGGGAAAGTCTTCTTTTGTGTCATTAAATTCATTAATCAGTTTGTCTTTTTCTTTTTCGTTCAATAGAATTATATCGGATACTTTCATATCCTCAGCTGCAAGAAGCTGTTCCACAACGGACAGCACATGTTTCGATATACGTTGAATATACTCATGGTCGTACAGACAGGAATTATAACTAAACCGAAAAATTATGTCTTCTGCCGGTCCCACCATAATATTGAAATCATAATTTATTTGTTCGTATACATCGTTTGTGTCAAGGCTTATTTCGATTTCAGATGCAACTTTACTATGTTCTGATATATCCTGAATGGGATAGTTTTCAAAGGCAATAATGTGGTTTAACAATTTGTCCTTTAACTCTGAATCTGTCTGTATTTCTACCAGTGGGTAATAGGAATACTTCAATGACTTTATAGCATTGTTTTGAATATTTTCCAATAATTGCAAAACAGTCGTATTCCCTTCCGATTTTACCCTTACGGGAAGAGTATTCACAAAAAGGCCTACCATTTTCTCTATTCCTTCAATTTCAGAAGGTCTTCCAGATACCACCGAGCCAAAAACAACATCATTTGTATTGTTATACTTTTGAAGAATAATTGCCCAGATTAAATGTATTACATTACTTAATGTTGCATGATTTTTTGAAGCAAAGTTTTTCAACTGCAACGTTAAGTCTTTGTTGATTCTGAATATGTATTCTTCTTTGCTGTATTCTCTTACTTTACCCGTCGATTTTAAAGCCATTATACCTGTTAACTGCTCATAGCCTCCAAGATATTCTTTCCAGTAATCTCTTGCTTCATTATTATCTTGTTTGTCTATCCAATCAACATAGTTCTTATATTCATTTATCGGAGTTAATTTCAATGGGGCACCTTTACTAAGTGTATTGTAAATGCTGAAAAACTCGTTGAATACAATTCCAAGACACCATCCATCCATTATAATGTGATGAAAACTCCAAATAATTATTTTTGTAGCTTTAGCAAAATCCAATATGGAGAGACGGATTAAATTATCATTCGATAAGTCAAACCCACGCTCCCTATCTTTATTTTTACACTTTCTTATATATTCTGACTTTTCTTCTTCCTGCATATATGAAATATCTTTATAGTAAACTTCAGAGGTTCTGTTCTTTAAAACTAGTTGCTTTGGTTTCTTTAAATCTTTATAAACAATGGAACTTCTGAAAATGTCGTAGCGCTGCATTAAAATATCAAAGCTTTTCTCAAAATTCTTAACGTTTGCTTTTCCTGTGATTTTTACACTGAACTGTTCAAAGTAAACCGATGATTTCGTATCCTTCAGGTAATGGAATAACATTCCCTCCTGCATGGGAGTGAGACTGTAAATACTTTTAATTTCTTCTGCCGGATAGCTCTTGCAGATTTCGTCAAAATCTTCTATTGAAACATAGGATGCCCCTACATCGTAGGGTGTATACTCTTTAATCTTTTTTTGGGCACAGTGATTGATAATAATCAGCAGATTTTCTTTAAACATTCTTGTAAAATCCAATATACTATCTTCCTTATATTCGTTTTTATTGAAGCTTACAAGAAACTGCAATTTATCATCCATAACACTTCCGTTAATACTGATTTTTCCTAAACTTTCGCTGTCAGGACTTAAATAGTCACCTGCACTATATGGAGAAATACCTATAAATCCTTTATCCATGCCCCCATCAAACTGTCCCAGATAATTAAAAGTAAT of the Ruminiclostridium papyrosolvens DSM 2782 genome contains:
- a CDS encoding non-ribosomal peptide synthetase gives rise to the protein MDKITRNIIIKNNSFQAEQEYWEKKLSGSTEMCGFLPDFAVSNKKTSKISRSEYKLPDKVYQAIMKVSNNSYHMAYVILLAVTQIILNRYTNSADILVGVPVYKGEEEKSLNELIPIRTVLQDKAFKELIIEVKNTIHEAYEKSNYPFEYIWGKSYGTEQNIYKIIVALEELHAFKLLENIYCPVKIIFSMVNSLTVRIEYDSRLFEQSIINEIFNHLKQVFLTVTEDFNIRLEDIDILSAEERLQLICEFNKTTSEYPKDKTVKQLFEEIVEKSPNAIAVVFQNRTLTYKELNEKANQVALHLKENGLQSGEIVGIIAEHSLEMIIAIIAVLKSGCPYLPIDPSYPAQRIRYMLEDSKPRILLTQEKHMEYLVFEGTVLNLNDETLYSVAAHNPKAGLLPDDAAYVIYTSGSSGNPKGVIVSHKSLINLCFWHNTYYQIKAEDAATKYSGVGFDASVWEIFPYLIKGASLHIISDEIRLDIKKLNDYFEENKVTISFLPTQLCEQFMKLENKSLRFLLTGGDKIKSYTKNNYQLVNNYGPTENTVVATSFCVDKAYENIPIGKPISNIKIFILDKRNNLVPVRAIGQLCISGDSLAKGYLNQDELTKEKFVDNPYQPGEKLYLTGDLARWLPDGNIEFLGRMDKQVKIRGYRIELSEVEIQFQKIESIKEVVVLDKEDSNENKYLIAYYTGTQEIDPAKLKKVLSEKLPDYMIPSYIVKIDTMPLTQNGKVDRKALLELPIPTSPDSELEYQPPTNHIEEKLCKIWQEVLGVKRVGIDDSFFDCGGDSIKAIQVSSRLNKYKMKLEIKDLLSNPTVRGTATFVNESSDANYAEEISEGEAPLTPIQKWFFECNFTNRHHFNQAMFLYNPYGFDEKIVKKVFENIVKHHDILRAKFTEKDGQVLQYIRSIDSENLFSIDVKEIYDNESCQDVIEKEAGKIQAGINLETGPLVKLGLFKTNQGDHFIIAIHHLVVDAVSFRIILEDFKAGYEQLQNGTDFGFSDKTCSYRQWAMALEEYGNSKEAGRQRRYWENIVSRQCKLPVDNEIQTRKIRDNRECKLSLSKEDTYRFLKETNRAYNTEANDILLTALGVSIKAWKNLDHILISMEGHGRENIAKNIDVTRTVGWFTSQYPLLLDMEKAEDISHAIKTVKEAIRHIPDKGVGYQLLKNNADYTIREKLEYENEITFNYLGQFDGGMDKGFIGISPYSAGDYLSPDSESLGKISINGSVMDDKLQFLVSFNKNEYKEDSILDFTRMFKENLLIIINHCAQKKIKEYTPYDVGASYVSIEDFDEICKSYPAEEIKSIYSLTPMQEGMLFHYLKDTKSSVYFEQFSVKITGKANVKNFEKSFDILMQRYDIFRSSIVYKDLKKPKQLVLKNRTSEVYYKDISYMQEEEKSEYIRKCKNKDRERGFDLSNDNLIRLSILDFAKATKIIIWSFHHIIMDGWCLGIVFNEFFSIYNTLSKGAPLKLTPINEYKNYVDWIDKQDNNEARDYWKEYLGGYEQLTGIMALKSTGKVREYSKEEYIFRINKDLTLQLKNFASKNHATLSNVIHLIWAIILQKYNNTNDVVFGSVVSGRPSEIEGIEKMVGLFVNTLPVRVKSEGNTTVLQLLENIQNNAIKSLKYSYYPLVEIQTDSELKDKLLNHIIAFENYPIQDISEHSKVASEIEISLDTNDVYEQINYDFNIMVGPAEDIIFRFSYNSCLYDHEYIQRISKHVLSVVEQLLAAEDMKVSDIILLNEKEKDKLINEFNDTKEDFPENKTIIDIFVEQAQKTPDNTALVYKDKQTTYKQVHDYSSVMAEKLLSSGSKQGGKIGILMERCPEMILGILSILKAGCAYVPIDSACPKDRLQFILKDSDIAILLTTKQYYDTLCETLSNHSLAIYCLDSENLSIDNKCHDNKNGGVNAIESRPHDLAYMIYTSGSTGNPKGVTVENYSAVNLLYYMQEQYPVSENDTYLLKTNYTFDVSVTEIFGWFFGGGRLAILNKGDEKNPSEILAEIVKNDVTHINFVPSMLNVFLGTINKDEAKKLSCLKYVFSAGEAISTDTVRRFFEIIPHVQLENLYGPTEATVYATRYSITENDCHKTFIPIGKPIQNLNAFILDFNKQITPIGVEGELCLSGVGLARGYLNNPELTNTKFLQNPFVAGERLYRTGDLCRWLSDGNIEYLGRLDHQVKIRGHRIELGEIEAVTNQFFAIKENVVTAKIDSFGDSSLTSYLVLKEDMKEFEKEIKKEEQRQLEDWQVVWNSINLLEPKSMEDSFNIAGWMSSYNGEQISELEMREWLDTAIGRIKALNPKRVLEIGCGTGMLLFRLIDKCESYMGTDISTKILEYVAKVAKNKEVHHKLTLLNKSAHDFKEISGNKFDTVIINSVAQYFSNTEYFVNVLKNAIRCIEGEGAVFLGDIRNFSLLRAFHTSVEIFQASNNITIDACREHIENRMLTETELLVSPEFFYALMKEIPDITHIEILHKGGTIENELNRFRYDAVLYIHTQVKNPAILMFDWGKEITAAEEIKIILEERKPEVLRLRNIRNRRLEMSFNEMALLEENTVTTMEEFRQRLRNDFEEAGCTPEEFYTLNYPGYAVEAVWSGVGKDEYFDIVCYQKALNPQKGYHTCICGGDSVQTYGKLSDYANNPVRAKFIENVIPNLKQYLQEKLPEYMIPSDFIQLNRIPLNSNGKIDRKKLLQIDNSGNSLKNYMAPRNETERKIAEVWKEVLELKRVGIHEDFFRIGGNSIKIIRVISELSKEFVVEINDIFNYRTIEQLAKNIFYSKDLLRNKINIMKEMLNSMEEKAADVNINSSPKRAEYNKKTKLKYKQLDVLAEKKYKNILLIGCTGYLGIYILRQLLKETESEIFLLVHGQSMEECETRLKEKAMYYLSKDIMEENKQRLHIVQGDLTQTFLGMPVTLYKELSEHIDCVINSAANVKHYGNYNDFYEINVRGVERILEFCMGERRIDLNHISTIGVFASYDNHSGDAIFNEYDYADSNTIENFYGKTKAIAEERIQEAREKGLKVNIYRIGNIVFDSENGKFQENIEENAFYSVLKAYLKMKVIPDMSIRYDFSFVDYVSASIIKLFNKSNLTNETYHIFNDKYVQLNKLAELFSKCGCTMQKYSANDFLDYLYNCYENKKLRNEANSILVNYGLLRKELNISKQYTAYNMKTNFILNQLGFQWIDLEQIHIEKMLEHCIDVNYLDKDIINL